The Equus quagga isolate Etosha38 chromosome 20, UCLA_HA_Equagga_1.0, whole genome shotgun sequence genomic interval GGGCCCAGGGACAGCAGGGCCAGCTCTGCTGGGCCAGCACTTGTGTGTGGTCGGTGCTACCAGGTGGGCTTAGACctcagggtccctgccctcactcACCAGGCCTGCCAACTCCAAGAACCTCATGATCCTCTCGTCATCAGTAGAACCTGCAAAACAAAGAAGCCTTCTTCAAGAAGCCAGCTCCTTCTGGGCAGCCACAATAGATGGGGCACATCACggcaggggcctggggtgggggccccAGAATCTGGGCTAAGGCTCTCAAGTGGCAGGTTACAGCACTTAATGAATACGGGAAGAGCCAGGTGAAGGAAGtaatcccttcccttcctccagtgGGTGTCCCCAAGGAGGGAAGGCAGAATGAGATGGGGTCAGggtgcagaaggaggaggaggggacccAACCTAAAACCAGTGGCCTGGCTGGGGCCTCTCCCAAAAGGCACAGGTGAAGCCACAGTCAGGCAGAGCAGGGACAATTGAGATGGGAGGACATGCCACGAGGAGGCCCAGCTCACCTGAGTCGGGGTAGATCTCCTTCAGGGGATATATCAcctgataaaataaaaaccacatgggCCTAGGACCAAGGCCAATGAGAGATGGGGCTATACACAGCCCACCCTCCCTCAGAAATATCCCTATAACcaccagaggagaggaggggacaccTTGGTGGAGGGTCCAGTGGGAGAGGCTGGGGCCTGCAGAAAGCAGGGCAGGGTCACTGCAACCTTCAGACGTGTGTCTGAGGGGAAAGAGACGGTAAGCCTTCTGAGGGCAGGGCCCCCAGAATCCCACCTTGGTGCTCAACAATGCATGTGATCTTTGGCTTGTGTCTCCCACAGGTTAACCAGCCCCCAGGAGTTGTCCTGAGTGCATAGCCCAATCCACGGATATGAATAAAATGTTCTTAGAGCCACAGAGTGCCCTGGCATGGGTCATTTTATTACCCCACCTTCTGCCCCATAACTCTCTAGGGCTGAGACCTGTCTCACTGCCGGAGGTCCCAGTTGAGGGAGACAGTAGGAGGAGTGGGCCCCAGGCTGACCTGCTCCCGAAGGGTCCCGTCAGTGAAGAATGGCTTTTGTGGCAGGAACAACACCCCATGGGGTCCAAAGTCGGTCAGCATCTGCACTGAGCCTGTGGAGCCCACAGAAACCGGCATTTTGAGATCTCCAGAGAAGGTAACGGCCTCTCGCTCCCCCTCCCCAACAAACAAGGCTGGAATCTTACACCCACGCCACCCGCCACCAGGCTGAggctggcccagagcagggagggctGCTTCTCACCCCGTGTGCTCGCCCAGAGGCCGCCCAGAACCCGGAGCAAGGAGGTCTTGCCGGTGCCTGTGTTGCCTGTGATGAGCAGGCTCTGCCCCTCAGAGATCTTCAGGCTCAGGTCCTTGATTAAGGGCTTGTTAGAGGAGGGGGCAGAGATGGAGACCCGCTCAAGGAGAAAAGCTGTGTCTGTTGGCTCTGCTGCTGGCCATCCCGGGGCCCTGGGGTCAGAGAAGGGAGGGGTGTGTGGAAGATAAGCAGTGTCAGTATTGCCAGGGGGAGGTTCTTCTCCTTGGGAGCATCACCCCTGGATTGGGAGGTTGTTATAGGCTGAATCGTGTCCTCAAAATCATCTATTGAAGTCCCAACCCCTagcacctcagaatgtaaccGCATCTGGAgctaaggtctttaaagaggtgattaagttaaaacgaGGCCATTACGGTGGGACCCTAGTCCAATATGAGTGGCGTTCTTTTAAGATGAGGAAGAGATCCCGTGAGTCCCCATtaagagaaaaggccatgtgaggatacagtgagaacacagccatctgccagccaaggagggaggcctcaggagaaaccaaccctgcctacaccttgaccttggacttctagacttccagaactgtgagaaaataaattgctgtctaagccacacagtctgtggtattttgctatggcagcccgagcagattGACACAGAGGTGGAAGTGGGGgaacctactttgtgccaggctgGGAAAAGCCTCACACACAACTGATCTTAATCAGTCTTAACACCCATGAATCAAAGATATTATTCCCACTTggcagacgaggaaactgagtcaggtGGCTAAGTAATCtgctcagggtcacagagctgAATTTGTCTAATTCTAACGTTGGTGGGTTTTCACAGCATCACAGTGTGATTCAAGGAGTGACAGTAAGAAGGAGAGCAGTAATACTAAACAGTTCTGGAGTTTCTGGCTCTCACGGATGCCCGTCTCCTCCAGAGAACAGCAGCTCAGCTTTCCAGAGGCCCTgcaccctcaccccagcctctggGCTCCCAGCTGCAGAAGGCTTTAGTTTTGAACAGGAGCAACAGTTAAGGCATCAGTTCCTAAGAAGAGAGGTGAGTGCATCAGTTCCTAAGAAAAGAGGTGAGTGCAGGCCCTGGAATTCAGACTGTTTCCATTTTTGAAAGCTTACTCTGTGGCTGTTCAAGCACTTTCTTTTAACTCTAgctaatcctcacaagaaccctaaGAGGAAGGTTCCATTCATGTCCTctatagagatgaagaaactgagacacagaactcttcagtaatttgcccaagaaaAGTGAGGACAAGAGCAAATCCTCAATATATAGAAAAGTCAGCAACATCACAGAGGCTGCAGatacataaaaaaagacatcGCTGGGCCTGAGTGAGGCCCGGGGAACACAGAACAGACATGCCCAGGGGAAAGTGGCAGGCAGGAGGGCTCAGACGGAGGAGGAGGGCTCAGACGGAAGAGGAAGGACACTATATGGACTTTTGTTATCTCAGGCCCAGGCAGGTGTGCGCACTGTGCTTCCATCAGCTGGGGGATGGTGTAAATTAACACAAGAAATGCCAAAACTACAACTTTGATTGTGAACATTTATAATGTGCCTGGCATAAGACACAGAGGTCTTTCACTTGCTCTGCACAGCTCTGCTGCCCAGCTGGGAAAGGGGAGCGCTCCAGGGTAAGCCCACGCCGGGTGGTTCCGGAGCCTGCGTTCTCTACCACTGCACCACACTGCCAGCCCAGTGCTCACCTGTCCAAGTCCCACTCGCTCTCGTCCATGAGCTCACCATCCTGTGACTTCAGGGACATGTCCAGCAAGGTCTCCTGAAGCTCCCCGATCCTAGGCAAGAAGTGAAAACCTGAGGAGGTTCTGGGGGACCAGGTGAAGGTGTAAGTCCTTTTCCTCTCCCATGCCCACTAGCATATGGTGagtttttctgttccttttttcattcagctACTTCTCCCAGAGGCACACACTTTGCTCAGGAACTAGAGAGGGGCTGGATGCAGCCTCACCTGTGTGTGTAACCAGCCACGTCCGAGAGCGTGGTGGAGAGGTCGATGAGCCGGGTGAAGCAGCTGATGAGGTAAATGCACACAAAGGCATTCTGGACAGGACACAGAGCAGTGAGCGCAGGCCTCGATTCTGAGGCCCTGGGcgctggggcggggtggggaggggatggcaTGAGGGGTTACCAGGAGGATTTTCACCTTGCTGACCAGGGTGCTGAGCTCTGTGGGGCTCAGGTCTCCGTAGACGCCACTGAAAATGGGGATGGCGATCACAACATAACTTAAGATGCTGCCCAGATAGTCAAACGTGTTGACACCAACTGTAGAAGACAGACTGTGTGAGAGACCTGGAACCATTTATGTGCTCTGAGGGGAGCAGGAAGCAAGCAGGCCAAGCTATTCCCTGGATCCTCATTCTCCTGAGGACGCGCACAGCAAAGGGAGTGGCTCCCCCTGGTTAATTCCTTCATCAGAGCAAACATTTTAGTGCAGAGAAAGTAGGGAGCTTAGGGAAGGGGACTATCCCACTCCGGGGGCTCCCTCCACCTACTGTACAGCCAGAGCTCCTTGGACATCAGCTCCCTCTGGGTCTGAAGGAGTGTCTGCAGCCTGCGGTTTGTCCTCATATGCTCCACATGCCCAGCTCTGACGAGAAAGGCTGGGATGTCCATAGGGCCCCGGAAGCCTCAGCCAGGCTGGGGGCCCTCTGTCCCTCATCAAACCCTCCTTTAGGGACCAAGCCCATCTGAATGATTTTCACCTCAGACCCTTTCTGCCACTagcactcactcattcaacacgGTATCGTCTGCAGAAAGAACATGAAGTCTAGATTGGCCagacctggttcaaatcctggctctggccAGTTACTAGCTGGGTGACACTGACAGGTTACTTAAGCCTCTGagttgtttcctcatctgtaaaacggtgCTCATAATAGCTAAGTAAAAGGCTAGAGGGAGAATTTCTGAATATAAAGTGCCAGGCACATGAAAGGGCCCCCAATAAATAATAGCTGcaattactttttctatttttatatttttaaagattctatttttcctttttctcccaaagccccctggtacatagttgtgtatttttagttgtgggtccttctggttgtggcatgtgggatgccgtctcagcatggcctgatgagcggtgccatgtccgcacccaggatccaaactggtgaaaccctgggccgccacagtggagcgtgtgaacttaaccactcggccacggggccggcccttaaCTGCAATTACTGAACAAATCTACAGGGAGCAGTTGCGATGCGGCAGGCTCTGTGCTAGTAAGCCAGTGAGATAAAGAGGTGGATGAAACAGCTCCTGTCCTGAGCAGCTCCCAGTTCAAGGGGCAGGCAGACGTAATGCCTTCTTTATCTGTGTAACATAAGCAGTATATCCTCAGGGTTACGGCAACACAGAGGCTTGACCACTAATGGAGTCTGGGAAGGCTCCCCAGAGGAGGCAACTTGGGGATCAAGGAGGGGCAGAAATTCTCCAGGCAGAAAAGGTGGGGGGAGCACAGAAGGGGCACTTCAGATTTTGCATCGAGCAGGACAGAAGCCATAGAGGAACCCATCACAGCTCCAAGAACCAACGTGCTTTCCCCGGCGCCCAGAACTTTATGGGCAGAGGCTGCAGAATTCAAAACAACTTAGCCCAGGACCAGCCCCACCCGCCACCCAACCAAAGCCCAGCTCACAGATTCCAAGCATTCTTGGTGCCCCCAAGTGGTGGCAGCTGCAAACTGCAGCAGAGACTGACAAGAGCAAAGGTCCCAGGGCTATTAGATCCAGGCCATCAAGGAGCAACCTCCACTCCTTAAACCACCACCTCTGGGGCCTCCACTGTCAGTTCACACACTGACTCCGAGAACTCATGGGAAGCAGGGCACAGGGACCTGCCTTGGCCCCGAGGGAAGGAACGGGATTTCACAATGCGGCTGTCAGGAGACCAGACACTTTGCTCCACGTGGATGGTGTCTAGGGAGCAGGTCTCCCGATGGGCTCCCATTCCCTCCCATGCTACGGAGACAAAGGACCAGCCTCGGACATCAGGCACCAGCggaaaatgagaggcagaggCGATGCCTTACAGTCATCAGCCAGATGATGGAGCATTCACTCATTGCATTCTTGGAACAAACTGAGGCTCCGTGCCAGGCCACTTAAATGAACCACCAGCTTCAGAAGCAAACCCCTGGACCTAAGGACGAGGCAGACAAGGACGTAGGGGTGGGGTCATAGCCAAGTGTGAGGACGCTCGGCCCCTGGGCTCATGGCGGGGGTTGCACAAttcatctttccttctccacTATTAGCTCTGACAGGCAGAAGGGGAACCATGCCCGCGGACTCACCTGAAGAAAGCAGCAGGCTCGGCATTCACCCGGATCTGCATGTGCTTGAACCTGGGCCAATCAAAGGGAAGTGTGTGCTGACAGCAGGCAGTACTGGCCCCCTCCTTTTAGAATTGTGGATCAAGACCCCTGGACAAAGAGGAGCCTGGATCCACTTTGAAACTGGCTGTGGCAGCCCGATCCTTCCCTGGACCGTTGAGGGGTGGGAAATCCCAGGGCCGGGGTAGGGTGGCAGGAGCTCTGGAGACAGGGCGGCCCCTCAcctgcccacagcccctcctcctcccagggctgggcctgaTGGAGGAGGCCAAGAAGCACAGAGCAGGGGCCAGATCCACTGGCTGACCCAAAACAGGGCGGATGGAGCAGAAGCATGTGAGAAGGCCAAGgaatgaggatgatgatggcTGACCACCCACACCATTAATCCTCCTCACAATTTTCTCCATAGGTAACAGTaccattcccattttagagatggaaaaacTGAAGTTTCGAGAGGTTAAAGACCTCGCCCAAGAGCACATGGCTAATAACTGGCATAGTTGGAATTTGAACTTAGGCAGTCTTACTCCACATCCCATTCCTTAACCATTATGCCCAGCCCAGAAACCTCCAGCAAGAGAGACAAACCTGAAATCCCCCTCCAGCTTCTCCTGCTGCACCAGCTTCACCACAATGGGCCCCATCAATATCTTGTTCACTATGGTTCCCAGGATGAAATACCCGAAGATGCTCACAGGCCCTAGCCAGCCTGTGCTGAAAGGCAAAGAGAGGGAGGGTATGGGGAGCCGCATAGCCCCTCGGGCCTCAGCCCCGACTTCCACTCCCCTTTGGGCAGTCCCTCTCCAATCTCAGAGCCCTGTGGGGCCTCTGCTTCTGTGTGGGGCATCTGGTACGTGGTCTAAGCTGTCAGAGCACCAGGATCCCTGTGACACTGAACACCAAGGGGCAAAGGGAGGGCAGGGGCCCTAGCGTGCAAGATAAGGAGACTTCCTGAggtgcaggtgggagggagggagggagggaagtctAGCCTCTCTTGACCCCTGACCTGGGAGAGCTGACATCCAACTGACATGTGAGTGAGGGACCTCGGGGGAACCACCGGGCTGGTGGAGGGGGGActctgggaagaggagaggctTCACCTTTGGAAGCACTGATAGGTATAGTAGACGAGCGTGAAGGGGGAGATGATCAGCTTGCTGGCCATGCTGCTGAGCTGCCGGCAGAACCGCTCCACGTCCTGGCTGATGCGCTGGTCCCTGCAGCCAATGACACCATCACTGGACCCAGGGAGCTGGGCTCCAGGGCTGAGGAACTAAGACAGTTCCACGCTCCCTCTTATTCTAACCTAGCCTTTCAGTGCTGTCAGCAATGACACTATGGGAAGATGAACCCAGACAAAGGCTGGTTTCCTAGAGGCACCGAGACCATTAGGACCTTTAAACAGGGTTCTTATACCTCAGTTTACCCCTCAGAAAAAGTGGCAATTGAAAGGTCCAGCACCAGGAGTGGTGAGCCAGCTCTGAGCAGAGCCAGAGAAAAACTTGAGGGTGGATGAGCTGAGTTTCTGGATGATGAGGAAAGCTAACTCATTGATCTCTCTCTTATGAGCCTGAGCCTGCCCCCATTGTAGCTATCTAGCTGCAGAAGCTTTGTATGCATTGAGCCACAGAGAAGAGGCCTGAAGAGAAAGTTATGAAGCAGCAGGAGCCTCCCAAGAAATCTCTGCTGCAAAGCTCAGCTTGAGCTGAGGGAAGGTCACCCCTGGCAAGAGAGTGCTTGGGACGGTGGCGTGTGGGGAGGGAATGAGTACAAGGAGAGACCCCATACATCCCTTTGCACCACCAGGGCCACACTGACTCCTACTCCCAATGAGagatgtgaccctgggcaagtcatctgcattctctgagcctcactgttTGCACCTGAAAGATAATGATAGCTAACTGACCTTGGCCCACTGGCTCTGCACAGGCACGGTACCTGTGCATTATGGGCACGTGAATTACATCGTTCAGCTTCACTATATCCTTTGAGATAGGAACTATCATTATCCCCGTCTTACAGAAAAGGAACCTGGGGCTTAGTGAACTTAAGAGCTATAAGCTGGAAGATGATAAAATGGGGATTTGAATCCTAGACTGAGTTGTAGACAGCAGTAATTTTTTACTGCCGAAAATCTGAGAGCAGTTGTCTAGCTTTTTCTAGCAAGGCCACTTTCTTCAGAGGGTGCCTTATGTGGAAGCCCAGGATATGAAATGGACAAAAGGAAGCTGCTCCTGGCCTCTTCTTTTTAGCTCCCTATTCTCAGCCCTGGAGCCTCTCTAGGGTCCTCTGGAGCACACCgaccccccccacctcccacggCTCTGGACAGCAACATTTGCAGAACACTGTAGATGATCTCCATGGGATCTGCCTCAGGGAGTCTCTAGGGCTGAACCAGAAGGATGGGATCATGCAGAGGGTGGCAAGGACTGGGAGGGGGCGCCTACGGGTTATCGACGTCATCCCGCAGCACGTTGAGGGTGTAGTACACGCGGCCCTGGAAGTAGAGGTGGTGGAGGTGCTCGGTGAGGTCCTTCCTCCAGCTCACATACAGCAGGTTGCAAATGAACTGGTCGAAGCTCTTCAGCTGTGCAGGGgggaaggcagggggaggggaagggaggggagagatggcTGCCTGCAAGTCTCAGCTGAAAGCTCAGGGCTGGCAGAAAGCCTCGGCTGACTAGCGCCAGCCCACTCTGATGACTCTGTCCAGTCAGCAGTTCTGTTTGTTTAAAGCCCCAAGTCAGGgaattcttcccttcctccctcactcaCGTGTTCATTCCTCACCAAATACTGCATGGCTTACAAGGCAAGGCCCTCGAGCCCCTTTCTACAGTGTACTGTCTTCCTCTGAGAGCAGAGCTTCTGGAGATTGGGGATGCTATCTTCTACTCCATTTATGCTCTATTCTGTCCCCAGAACTTGGAACAGGGTTCTGCATACACAGGTGCTTACAGACTGAAGACCCATCAAAAGTGCCAAAGTGTGATGAGAAGTGGCTTCCCCAAGAAAACAGATAGTGCAGCCTGACAGAGAGCACTGGGCCTGAGTCCTAGCGGAGCCCTGACTCTCATCAGTCACCACTGATGGAGCACCTACCCTCGGGCACGAGGGAAACAACAATGAGCTCACCGTCCAGCAAGGAAACAGACAA includes:
- the ABCD4 gene encoding lysosomal cobalamin transporter ABCD4 isoform X2; protein product: MAVPGPAPRAGTRPKLDLQFLQRFLQIQKVLFPFWSSQNALMFLTLLCVALLEQLVIYQVGLIPSQYYGVLGNKDLDGFKTLTFLAVVLIVLNSMLKSFDQFICNLLYVSWRKDLTEHLHHLYFQGRVYYTLNVLRDDVDNPTGWLGPVSIFGYFILGTIVNKILMGPIVVKLVQQEKLEGDFRFKHMQIRVNAEPAAFFRAGHVEHMRTNRRLQTLLQTQRELMSKELWLYIGVNTFDYLGSILSYVVIAIPIFSGVYGDLSPTELSTLVSKNAFVCIYLISCFTRLIDLSTTLSDVAGYTHRIGELQETLLDMSLKSQDGELMDESEWDLDRAPGWPAAEPTDTAFLLERVSISAPSSNKPLIKDLSLKISEGQSLLITGNTGTGKTSLLRVLGGLWASTRGSVQMLTDFGPHGVLFLPQKPFFTDGTLREQVIYPLKEIYPDSGSTDDERIMRFLELAGLSSLVARTEGLDQQVDWNWYDVLSPGEMQRLSFARLFYLQPKYAVLDEATSALTEEVESELYRIGQQLGMTFISVGHRHSLVKFHSLVLKLCGEGRWELTRIKVE
- the ABCD4 gene encoding lysosomal cobalamin transporter ABCD4 isoform X1, with translation MAVPGPAPRAGTRPKLDLQFLQRFLQIQKVLFPFWSSQNALMFLTLLCVALLEQLVIYQVGLIPSQYYGVLGNKDLDGFKTLTFLAVVLIVLNSMLKSFDQFICNLLYVSWRKDLTEHLHHLYFQGRVYYTLNVLRDDVDNPDQRISQDVERFCRQLSSMASKLIISPFTLVYYTYQCFQSTGWLGPVSIFGYFILGTIVNKILMGPIVVKLVQQEKLEGDFRFKHMQIRVNAEPAAFFRAGHVEHMRTNRRLQTLLQTQRELMSKELWLYIGVNTFDYLGSILSYVVIAIPIFSGVYGDLSPTELSTLVSKNAFVCIYLISCFTRLIDLSTTLSDVAGYTHRIGELQETLLDMSLKSQDGELMDESEWDLDRAPGWPAAEPTDTAFLLERVSISAPSSNKPLIKDLSLKISEGQSLLITGNTGTGKTSLLRVLGGLWASTRGSVQMLTDFGPHGVLFLPQKPFFTDGTLREQVIYPLKEIYPDSGSTDDERIMRFLELAGLSSLVARTEGLDQQVDWNWYDVLSPGEMQRLSFARLFYLQPKYAVLDEATSALTEEVESELYRIGQQLGMTFISVGHRHSLVKFHSLVLKLCGEGRWELTRIKVE
- the ABCD4 gene encoding lysosomal cobalamin transporter ABCD4 isoform X3 is translated as MFLTLLCVALLEQLVIYQVGLIPSQYYGVLGNKDLDGFKTLTFLAVVLIVLNSMLKSFDQFICNLLYVSWRKDLTEHLHHLYFQGRVYYTLNVLRDDVDNPDQRISQDVERFCRQLSSMASKLIISPFTLVYYTYQCFQSTGWLGPVSIFGYFILGTIVNKILMGPIVVKLVQQEKLEGDFRFKHMQIRVNAEPAAFFRAGHVEHMRTNRRLQTLLQTQRELMSKELWLYIGVNTFDYLGSILSYVVIAIPIFSGVYGDLSPTELSTLVSKNAFVCIYLISCFTRLIDLSTTLSDVAGYTHRIGELQETLLDMSLKSQDGELMDESEWDLDRAPGWPAAEPTDTAFLLERVSISAPSSNKPLIKDLSLKISEGQSLLITGNTGTGKTSLLRVLGGLWASTRGSVQMLTDFGPHGVLFLPQKPFFTDGTLREQVIYPLKEIYPDSGSTDDERIMRFLELAGLSSLVARTEGLDQQVDWNWYDVLSPGEMQRLSFARLFYLQPKYAVLDEATSALTEEVESELYRIGQQLGMTFISVGHRHSLVKFHSLVLKLCGEGRWELTRIKVE